One Drosophila kikkawai strain 14028-0561.14 chromosome 3L, DkikHiC1v2, whole genome shotgun sequence genomic window carries:
- the Papss gene encoding bifunctional 3'-phosphoadenosine 5'-phosphosulfate synthase isoform X2, which yields MPNPPIGFYPHIKRRCLQVATNVTEQKHHVTRETRGKNLGLCRGFRGCTVWLTGLSGAGKTSIAFELEAYLVSRGIPAYGLDGDNIRTGLNKNLGFTPAEREENIRRVGEVAKLFADSGVVSICSFVSPFADDREMARKIHKDAGLKFYEIFVDTPLDVCETRDVKGLYKKAREGVIKGFTGITQEYERPQKPELVVNTHGYTVRESTQQLVNLLEQEGIIPRSLRDVDQLPELYPSESIATEVLRHEAESLQAIEISTVELQWVQVLAEGWAYPLRGFMREDEYLQTLHFNTLQSGMDGSYRENHSVPIVLSATTADKERLEGVSSLTLKYQGKPVAILRRPEFYYQRKEERLARQFGTSNPEHPYSKQVYDSGEYLVGGDLAVIERIRWEDGLDQYRLTPNELRRRFKELNADAIFAFQLRNPIHNGHALLMQDTRRQLLERGFKQPVLLLHPLGGWTKDDDVPLDVRMKQHQAVLDAGVLRRDDTVLAIFPSPMMYAGPTEVQWHAKARMNAGANFYIVGRDPAGMPHPDKKAYPDGNLYDATHGARVLKMAQGLDSMEILPFRVAAYDKSSSKMDFFEPQRKDDFEFISGTKMRTLAKTGASPPDGFMEPEAWRILANYYQNLPQA from the exons TGCCTACAGGTGGCGACGAATGTGACCGAACAGAAGCACCATGTCACCCGGGAGACGCGCGGCAAGAACTTGGGCCTGTGCCGAGGATTCCGAGGATGCACCGTGTGGCTGACTG GACTCAGTGGCGCCGGCAAGACCTCGATTGCCTTCGAACTGGAGGCGTATCTGGTGTCCCGTGGCATCCCCGCTTATGGCTTGGATGGCGACAACATCCGCACTGGTCTGAACAAGAATCTGGGTTTCACTCCCGCCGAACGGGAGGAGAACATCCGACGCGTGGGTGAGGTGGCCAAGCTGTTTGCCGACAGCGGCGTTGTGTCCATCTGCAGCTTTGTGTCCCCATTCGCCGATGACCGCGAAATGGCTCGCAAGATCCACAAGGATGCGGGTCTAAAGTTCTACGAGATCTTTGTGGACACTCCACTCGACGTGTGCGAGACGCGCGATGTCAAGGGGCTGTACAAGAAGGCGCGCGAGGGCGTCATCAAGGGTTTCACGGGTATCACGCAGGAGTATGAGCGACCCCAGAAGCCAGAGCTGGTGGTCAACACGCATGGGTACACTGTGCGCGAGTCCACGCAGCAGCTGGTGAACCTGCTCGAGCAGGAAGGCATCATTCCGCGCTCCCTTCGCGACGTAGACCAACTGCCGGAGCTGTACCCCAGCGAATCCATTGCCACGGAGGTGCTGCGCCACGAGGCCGAGTCGCTGCAGGCCATCGAGATTAGCACCGTAGAGCTGCAGTGGGTGCAGGTACTGGCCGAGGGCTGGGCCTATCCCCTGCGGGGATTCATGCGCGAGGATGAGTACCTGCAGACGCTGCACTTCAATACACTCCAGAGCGGCATGGATGGATCCTATCGCGAGAATCACTCGGTGCCCATAGTGCTCAGTGCCACGACGGCGGACAAGGAGCGGCTGGAGGGGGTATCATCGCTGACACTCAAGTATCAGGGCAAACCGGTGGCCATACTACGCCGGCCTGAGTTCTATTACCAGCGCAAGGAGGAGCGCCTGGCCCGCCAGTTTGGCACTAGCAATCCggaacatccctacagcaagCAGGTGTATGACTCTGGAGAGTATCTGGTGGGCGGCGATTTGGCTGTGATCGAACGGATTCGCTGGGAGGATGGCCTGGATCAGTATCGGCTGACTCCGAATGAGCTGAGGCGTCGCTTCAAGGAGCTAAATGCCGATGCCATCTTTGCTTTCCAGCTGCGTAATCCCATCCACAATGGGCATGCCTTGCTCATGCAGGACACCAGACGCCAGCTACTGGAGCGAGGCTTCAAGCAGCCTGTGCTCCTCCTGCATCCTCTTGGCGGTTGGACCAAGGACGATGATGTGCCGCTGGATGTGCGCATGAAGCAGCATCAGGCCGTGCTAGATGCTGGTGTTCTGCGACGCGACGACACTGTGCTGGCCATCTTCCCCTCGCCCATGATGTACGCCGGCCCCACGGAGGTGCAATGGCATGCCAAGGCACGCATGAATGCCGGCGCCAACTTTTATATCGTAGGACGAGATCCGGCGGGCATGCCGCATCCGGACAAAAAGGCCTATCCCGATGGCAATCTGTATGATGCCACTCATGGAGCGCGTGTGCTTAAAATGGCCCAGGGTCTGGACAGCATGGAG aTCCTTCCCTTCCGGGTGGCCGCCTACGATAAGAGCTCTAGCAAAATGGACTTCTTTGAGCCTCAGCGCAAGGATGACTTTGAGTTTATCTCTGGGACCAAAATGCGCACATTGGCCAAGACTGGAGCAAGTCCGCCGGATGGCTTCATGGAGCCCGAGGCCTGGCGCATCCTAGCCAACTACTACCAGAACCTGCCGCAGGCGTAA
- the Papss gene encoding bifunctional 3'-phosphoadenosine 5'-phosphosulfate synthase isoform X3, translated as MSEVPESSKKRQKTCLQVATNVTEQKHHVTRETRGKNLGLCRGFRGCTVWLTGLSGAGKTSIAFELEAYLVSRGIPAYGLDGDNIRTGLNKNLGFTPAEREENIRRVGEVAKLFADSGVVSICSFVSPFADDREMARKIHKDAGLKFYEIFVDTPLDVCETRDVKGLYKKAREGVIKGFTGITQEYERPQKPELVVNTHGYTVRESTQQLVNLLEQEGIIPRSLRDVDQLPELYPSESIATEVLRHEAESLQAIEISTVELQWVQVLAEGWAYPLRGFMREDEYLQTLHFNTLQSGMDGSYRENHSVPIVLSATTADKERLEGVSSLTLKYQGKPVAILRRPEFYYQRKEERLARQFGTSNPEHPYSKQVYDSGEYLVGGDLAVIERIRWEDGLDQYRLTPNELRRRFKELNADAIFAFQLRNPIHNGHALLMQDTRRQLLERGFKQPVLLLHPLGGWTKDDDVPLDVRMKQHQAVLDAGVLRRDDTVLAIFPSPMMYAGPTEVQWHAKARMNAGANFYIVGRDPAGMPHPDKKAYPDGNLYDATHGARVLKMAQGLDSMEILPFRVAAYDKSSSKMDFFEPQRKDDFEFISGTKMRTLAKTGASPPDGFMEPEAWRILANYYQNLPQA; from the exons TGCCTACAGGTGGCGACGAATGTGACCGAACAGAAGCACCATGTCACCCGGGAGACGCGCGGCAAGAACTTGGGCCTGTGCCGAGGATTCCGAGGATGCACCGTGTGGCTGACTG GACTCAGTGGCGCCGGCAAGACCTCGATTGCCTTCGAACTGGAGGCGTATCTGGTGTCCCGTGGCATCCCCGCTTATGGCTTGGATGGCGACAACATCCGCACTGGTCTGAACAAGAATCTGGGTTTCACTCCCGCCGAACGGGAGGAGAACATCCGACGCGTGGGTGAGGTGGCCAAGCTGTTTGCCGACAGCGGCGTTGTGTCCATCTGCAGCTTTGTGTCCCCATTCGCCGATGACCGCGAAATGGCTCGCAAGATCCACAAGGATGCGGGTCTAAAGTTCTACGAGATCTTTGTGGACACTCCACTCGACGTGTGCGAGACGCGCGATGTCAAGGGGCTGTACAAGAAGGCGCGCGAGGGCGTCATCAAGGGTTTCACGGGTATCACGCAGGAGTATGAGCGACCCCAGAAGCCAGAGCTGGTGGTCAACACGCATGGGTACACTGTGCGCGAGTCCACGCAGCAGCTGGTGAACCTGCTCGAGCAGGAAGGCATCATTCCGCGCTCCCTTCGCGACGTAGACCAACTGCCGGAGCTGTACCCCAGCGAATCCATTGCCACGGAGGTGCTGCGCCACGAGGCCGAGTCGCTGCAGGCCATCGAGATTAGCACCGTAGAGCTGCAGTGGGTGCAGGTACTGGCCGAGGGCTGGGCCTATCCCCTGCGGGGATTCATGCGCGAGGATGAGTACCTGCAGACGCTGCACTTCAATACACTCCAGAGCGGCATGGATGGATCCTATCGCGAGAATCACTCGGTGCCCATAGTGCTCAGTGCCACGACGGCGGACAAGGAGCGGCTGGAGGGGGTATCATCGCTGACACTCAAGTATCAGGGCAAACCGGTGGCCATACTACGCCGGCCTGAGTTCTATTACCAGCGCAAGGAGGAGCGCCTGGCCCGCCAGTTTGGCACTAGCAATCCggaacatccctacagcaagCAGGTGTATGACTCTGGAGAGTATCTGGTGGGCGGCGATTTGGCTGTGATCGAACGGATTCGCTGGGAGGATGGCCTGGATCAGTATCGGCTGACTCCGAATGAGCTGAGGCGTCGCTTCAAGGAGCTAAATGCCGATGCCATCTTTGCTTTCCAGCTGCGTAATCCCATCCACAATGGGCATGCCTTGCTCATGCAGGACACCAGACGCCAGCTACTGGAGCGAGGCTTCAAGCAGCCTGTGCTCCTCCTGCATCCTCTTGGCGGTTGGACCAAGGACGATGATGTGCCGCTGGATGTGCGCATGAAGCAGCATCAGGCCGTGCTAGATGCTGGTGTTCTGCGACGCGACGACACTGTGCTGGCCATCTTCCCCTCGCCCATGATGTACGCCGGCCCCACGGAGGTGCAATGGCATGCCAAGGCACGCATGAATGCCGGCGCCAACTTTTATATCGTAGGACGAGATCCGGCGGGCATGCCGCATCCGGACAAAAAGGCCTATCCCGATGGCAATCTGTATGATGCCACTCATGGAGCGCGTGTGCTTAAAATGGCCCAGGGTCTGGACAGCATGGAG aTCCTTCCCTTCCGGGTGGCCGCCTACGATAAGAGCTCTAGCAAAATGGACTTCTTTGAGCCTCAGCGCAAGGATGACTTTGAGTTTATCTCTGGGACCAAAATGCGCACATTGGCCAAGACTGGAGCAAGTCCGCCGGATGGCTTCATGGAGCCCGAGGCCTGGCGCATCCTAGCCAACTACTACCAGAACCTGCCGCAGGCGTAA
- the Papss gene encoding bifunctional 3'-phosphoadenosine 5'-phosphosulfate synthase isoform X1 produces the protein MFTRCANSLGHYNNNNSTGCFASPKISPSSLLEKPGDACLQVATNVTEQKHHVTRETRGKNLGLCRGFRGCTVWLTGLSGAGKTSIAFELEAYLVSRGIPAYGLDGDNIRTGLNKNLGFTPAEREENIRRVGEVAKLFADSGVVSICSFVSPFADDREMARKIHKDAGLKFYEIFVDTPLDVCETRDVKGLYKKAREGVIKGFTGITQEYERPQKPELVVNTHGYTVRESTQQLVNLLEQEGIIPRSLRDVDQLPELYPSESIATEVLRHEAESLQAIEISTVELQWVQVLAEGWAYPLRGFMREDEYLQTLHFNTLQSGMDGSYRENHSVPIVLSATTADKERLEGVSSLTLKYQGKPVAILRRPEFYYQRKEERLARQFGTSNPEHPYSKQVYDSGEYLVGGDLAVIERIRWEDGLDQYRLTPNELRRRFKELNADAIFAFQLRNPIHNGHALLMQDTRRQLLERGFKQPVLLLHPLGGWTKDDDVPLDVRMKQHQAVLDAGVLRRDDTVLAIFPSPMMYAGPTEVQWHAKARMNAGANFYIVGRDPAGMPHPDKKAYPDGNLYDATHGARVLKMAQGLDSMEILPFRVAAYDKSSSKMDFFEPQRKDDFEFISGTKMRTLAKTGASPPDGFMEPEAWRILANYYQNLPQA, from the exons TGCCTACAGGTGGCGACGAATGTGACCGAACAGAAGCACCATGTCACCCGGGAGACGCGCGGCAAGAACTTGGGCCTGTGCCGAGGATTCCGAGGATGCACCGTGTGGCTGACTG GACTCAGTGGCGCCGGCAAGACCTCGATTGCCTTCGAACTGGAGGCGTATCTGGTGTCCCGTGGCATCCCCGCTTATGGCTTGGATGGCGACAACATCCGCACTGGTCTGAACAAGAATCTGGGTTTCACTCCCGCCGAACGGGAGGAGAACATCCGACGCGTGGGTGAGGTGGCCAAGCTGTTTGCCGACAGCGGCGTTGTGTCCATCTGCAGCTTTGTGTCCCCATTCGCCGATGACCGCGAAATGGCTCGCAAGATCCACAAGGATGCGGGTCTAAAGTTCTACGAGATCTTTGTGGACACTCCACTCGACGTGTGCGAGACGCGCGATGTCAAGGGGCTGTACAAGAAGGCGCGCGAGGGCGTCATCAAGGGTTTCACGGGTATCACGCAGGAGTATGAGCGACCCCAGAAGCCAGAGCTGGTGGTCAACACGCATGGGTACACTGTGCGCGAGTCCACGCAGCAGCTGGTGAACCTGCTCGAGCAGGAAGGCATCATTCCGCGCTCCCTTCGCGACGTAGACCAACTGCCGGAGCTGTACCCCAGCGAATCCATTGCCACGGAGGTGCTGCGCCACGAGGCCGAGTCGCTGCAGGCCATCGAGATTAGCACCGTAGAGCTGCAGTGGGTGCAGGTACTGGCCGAGGGCTGGGCCTATCCCCTGCGGGGATTCATGCGCGAGGATGAGTACCTGCAGACGCTGCACTTCAATACACTCCAGAGCGGCATGGATGGATCCTATCGCGAGAATCACTCGGTGCCCATAGTGCTCAGTGCCACGACGGCGGACAAGGAGCGGCTGGAGGGGGTATCATCGCTGACACTCAAGTATCAGGGCAAACCGGTGGCCATACTACGCCGGCCTGAGTTCTATTACCAGCGCAAGGAGGAGCGCCTGGCCCGCCAGTTTGGCACTAGCAATCCggaacatccctacagcaagCAGGTGTATGACTCTGGAGAGTATCTGGTGGGCGGCGATTTGGCTGTGATCGAACGGATTCGCTGGGAGGATGGCCTGGATCAGTATCGGCTGACTCCGAATGAGCTGAGGCGTCGCTTCAAGGAGCTAAATGCCGATGCCATCTTTGCTTTCCAGCTGCGTAATCCCATCCACAATGGGCATGCCTTGCTCATGCAGGACACCAGACGCCAGCTACTGGAGCGAGGCTTCAAGCAGCCTGTGCTCCTCCTGCATCCTCTTGGCGGTTGGACCAAGGACGATGATGTGCCGCTGGATGTGCGCATGAAGCAGCATCAGGCCGTGCTAGATGCTGGTGTTCTGCGACGCGACGACACTGTGCTGGCCATCTTCCCCTCGCCCATGATGTACGCCGGCCCCACGGAGGTGCAATGGCATGCCAAGGCACGCATGAATGCCGGCGCCAACTTTTATATCGTAGGACGAGATCCGGCGGGCATGCCGCATCCGGACAAAAAGGCCTATCCCGATGGCAATCTGTATGATGCCACTCATGGAGCGCGTGTGCTTAAAATGGCCCAGGGTCTGGACAGCATGGAG aTCCTTCCCTTCCGGGTGGCCGCCTACGATAAGAGCTCTAGCAAAATGGACTTCTTTGAGCCTCAGCGCAAGGATGACTTTGAGTTTATCTCTGGGACCAAAATGCGCACATTGGCCAAGACTGGAGCAAGTCCGCCGGATGGCTTCATGGAGCCCGAGGCCTGGCGCATCCTAGCCAACTACTACCAGAACCTGCCGCAGGCGTAA